CGGCGTGATGATCCCGTCGCCGTAGAGCAGCGCGGCGCCGAACAGGCCGAGGATCACGAGCCACCGCCGCTCGCTGCGCCCGGTCGGCCGGATGGGGGTCGCGAGCGCGGTCAGCGCGAGGATGCCGCCCTCGCCGTGGTTGTCCGCCCGCATGATGAAGATCAGGTACTTGAGCGAGACGACCAGCGTGAGCGCCCAGAAGACGAGCGACAACACGCCGAGCACGTTGCCCGGCGTCGGGGTGACGCCGTGCTCGCTGTGAAAGCACTCGGTGAGCGCGTAGAGCGGGCTCGTACCGATGTCGCCGTACACCACCCCGATCGCGCCGAGCGCGAGCAGGGCGAGGTAGCGGCCGGTGACCGGGGGTCCCGAGTGGCGCGGGACGTCGGCCGTGTCTTCGTGGCGGGCCGCCTCGGCGACCGCGCTCATCGGGGGCGGATCAGCGGTTGCGGTTGTCATCACCCGCCCCCCGATGCAGGCCGCGCGCCGGATCGATCGGCCGCGCGGCCGGCGCGCGACAAGTGGACGAGAAGATCCACCCGGCCGGTCGCCGCCGGTCCGATACGACGGGGTGTTACAGCCGCACGCGCTACCGCTGGAGCGACGGCGTCAATTGGGCGAGCAGCGTGCGCGCCGTCTGGCGGTCGCCGTCGCTCAGCATGTCGCGCCCGCGCGCGACGCGAAACGAGGCGAGCACTTCGTCGCACAGCTCGCGCAGGTGCGCCCGGCGACGTCGGTCGGGCGCCGAACGATGGCCGGCCACGAGCGCGGGGGCGGCGACGGAACGCGGAGCAATCGACATGGAGGCGTTTGTGGGGCGAGCGTGACGAGCGCGGCCGGCTGGCACCTGCCGCGCTGTCGGCCCAAGGCAGATTGCGGGCCACGTGCCCCGACGCGCGGCACCGCTCGTGCGCCGACGTCCCACCGCCCAACATCCGCGCGCCCCGGCGCCCGCTCCCCTCGACCTGCGCATGCGCTCGTCCTTCTCCGCCACCGCCGTCGCAACCGCGGTCGTCCTCTCCTGCGCCGCCTCGCTCGCCTGCGCGCAACCCGCCCGGCAGCCCGCCGCCTCGCCGACGGTGCCCCGCTCGCTCTTCCCCGAGTCGGACTCCGCGTTCGTCCGCGCCGCCTACACGAAGCGCGAATACCGCGTGCCGATGCGCGACGCCGTGAAGCTCTTCACGATCGTCTACGTCCCGAAAGACGCGGGTGCGGGGACGCAGTACCCGTTCGTCATGCAGCGCACCTGCTACTCGATCGCGCCATACGGCCCCGACGCGTACGCACCGACGATCGGCCCCGACCCGTTCATGCTGCGCGAGAAGTACATCTTCGTCTACCAGGACGTCCGCGGCCGGTACAACAGCGAGGGCAGGTGGACCAACGTCCGCCCCGTGCTGAGCGACGCCGAGAAGGCGCGCGACCCGAAGGCGGTCGACGAGGCGAGCGACACGTACGACACGATCGACTGGCTGCTGAAGAACGTCCCCGGCAACAACGGCAAGGTCGGCCAGTGGGGGATCAGCTACCCCGGCTTCTTTACCTCACTCGGCGCGCTCTCGCGCCACCCCGCGCTCGTCGCGTCGAGCCCGCAGGCGCCGGTCACGGACTTCTACTTCGAAGACTTCCACCACAACGGCGCGCTGACGCAGGGGTACTTCTACACGTACCCGATCTTCGGGATCGCGACCGGCGGCCCGCGCACCGACGACTGGTGGGTGCCGAAGATGGTCCAGGAGGGCCACAACGACGACTACGATTTCCAGTTAGGCCTCGGCCCCCTCCGCACGACGACGGACCGCTACTACCGCGACAACTTCTTCTGGCAGGAGATCATCGAACACCCGGACTACGACGCGTTCTGGCAGGCGCGCGCCGTGCCGCCACACCTGACCGGGATCAAGCACGCGGTGATGACCGTCGGCGGCTGGTTCGACGCGGAGGACCTCTACGGCCCGCTCACCGTCTACAAGACGATCGACAAGAACAGCCCGGGCATCTACAACACGATCGTCGAGGGGCCGTTCCGCCACGGCGGGTGGGCGCGCCAGGGCGTCGAGCACACGCTCCACGGCGACCTGTATTTCGGCGACTCGCTCGAGACCAAGTTCCAGCGCAACGTCGAGGCCGTGTTCTTCCGCCACTGGCTCAAGGGCGCGGCCGACGGCAA
The Gemmatimonadetes bacterium T265 genome window above contains:
- the gaa_4 gene encoding glutaryl-7-ACA acylase is translated as MRSSFSATAVATAVVLSCAASLACAQPARQPAASPTVPRSLFPESDSAFVRAAYTKREYRVPMRDAVKLFTIVYVPKDAGAGTQYPFVMQRTCYSIAPYGPDAYAPTIGPDPFMLREKYIFVYQDVRGRYNSEGRWTNVRPVLSDAEKARDPKAVDEASDTYDTIDWLLKNVPGNNGKVGQWGISYPGFFTSLGALSRHPALVASSPQAPVTDFYFEDFHHNGALTQGYFYTYPIFGIATGGPRTDDWWVPKMVQEGHNDDYDFQLGLGPLRTTTDRYYRDNFFWQEIIEHPDYDAFWQARAVPPHLTGIKHAVMTVGGWFDAEDLYGPLTVYKTIDKNSPGIYNTIVEGPFRHGGWARQGVEHTLHGDLYFGDSLETKFQRNVEAVFFRHWLKGAADGKTGLPDALMFDTGRKEWRSFDAWPAKTARTRSYYLRSPGGLAPVAPNANSTGPGRPAPYLEYVSDPSRPVPSRCLAPTIQGLTMYQYMSDDQRCFDGRRDVLTFTTDTLREDVTLGGEITARLKVSTTGADGDFVVKLIDVYPMSEPDHPYMPYKNVHLAGYQQLVRGEIMRGRYRKGFARPTPMTPGAVEDVTFRLQDVLHTFKKGHRMMVQVQSSWFPAFDRNPQTYVPNIYEAKSTDFVPATVRVYTNVANASRVDVQVVP